The following proteins are encoded in a genomic region of Brachypodium distachyon strain Bd21 chromosome 1, Brachypodium_distachyon_v3.0, whole genome shotgun sequence:
- the LOC100844208 gene encoding uncharacterized protein LOC100844208 gives MGGSKKKAKPSRGKKKPRTSADQALALDYVRAWAHPAPCPEPSAADAAGDGFLPPQASRMACGGGGNVLFELHSHSIHSDGFLSPSALVERAHRNGVKVLALTDHDTMAGIPEAMSAARKFGIRIIPGVEISALHSPRQTAGAGEPVHILAYYGMCGPSRFDELDSMLLNIRDGRYLRAKNMLAKLSTLKVPIKWEHVTKIAGEGVAPGRLHVARALVEAGYVENVRQAFNKYLGDDGPAYATGNEPFTETVVQLITRTGGISALAHPWSLKNPDAIARALKGAGLNAMEVYRSDGKVDGYGELAEKYGLLKLGGSDFHGKGTKDESDVGAVKLAVTTLCCFLKMARPIWCSAMKDILLKFAEEPSAANVGKIVKFGQVANFDDLASMDSGIDVVNLCLSSWLSHDDLEDVDLEEVRLKLACYAGKEITSTT, from the exons ATGGGAGGaagcaagaagaaggcgaAGCCTAGCAGGGGCAAGAAGAAGCCGAGGACCAGCGCCGACCAGGCGCTGGCACTCGACTACGTCCGCGCCTGGGCGCACCCCGCGCCCTGTCCGGAACCCTCGGCGGCTGATGCCGCTGGGGACGGCTTTCTGCCGCCCCAGGCCTCGCGCAtggcctgcggcggcggaggcaacGTGCTGTTTGAGCTACACTCCCACTCCATTCATAGCGACGGGTTTCTGTCCCCCTCCGCTCTCGTCGAGCGCGCCCACCGCAACGGG GTGAAAGTTCTTGCCCTGACAGATCATGATACCATGGCTGGTATACCAGAAGCTATGTCAGCAGCTCGTAAATTTGGCATAAGAATAATTCCTGGAGTAGAAATCAGTGCACTGCATTCTCCACG GCAGACTGCTGGTGCTGGCGAACCCGTTCATATTCTTGCATATTATGGTATGTGTGGCCCATCAAGGTTTGATGAATTGGACAGCATGTTATTGAACATTAGAGATGGGCGATACTTACGTGCAAAGAATATGCTGGCAAAGCTAAGTACGTTGAAGGTGCCAATAAAGTGGGAGCATGTAACTAAAATTGCTGGTGAGGGAGTGGCTCCTGGTCGACTCCATGTAGCGAGGGCTTTGGTTGAAGCAGGCTATGTAGAGAATGTCAGGCAAGCATTTAACAAATATCTTGGTGATGATGGCCCTGCATATGCCAC AGGGAATGAGCCATTTACCGAGACTGTGGTGCAGTTGATTACTCGTACTGGGGGTATATCTGCATTAGCCCACCCATGGTCATTGAAAAATCCAGATGCAATCGCTAGGGCCTTGAAAGGTGCTGGTCTTAATGCCATGGAGGTTTACAGAAGTGATGGGAAGGTTGATG GGTATGGTGAATTAGCTGAGAAGTACGGACTTCTGAAGCTTGGAGGTTCAGATTTCCATGGGAAAGGCACAAAAGATGAGTCTGATGTTGGAGCAGTTAAGCTTGCTGTTACAACTTTGTGCTGCTTCTTGAAGATGGCTCGTCCTATCTGGTGTAGTGCTATGAAAGACATCTTACTGAAGTTTGCAGAGGAACCATCTGCTGCTAATGTAGGGAAGATAGTTAAGTTTGGACAAGTTGCCAATTTTGATGACCTTGCATCAATGGATAGTGGTATAGATGTTGTTAATCTCTGTTTATCTTCATGGTTAAGTCATGATGATCTGGAAGATGTTGATCTTGAGGAGGTACGATTGAAGCTCGCCTGCTATGCAGGAAAAGAGATAACGTCAACTACATGA
- the LOC104582407 gene encoding F-box protein At3g57590-like yields the protein MATPESSGGGEIPREMLEEILVKLPTKDVARACCVSTLWRDVVRSPSFRKTHIAAADDTAPEVLLVSEKRAPGSFTEASVSLVSSGRPMCRVNIPSGYTLANVCNGILCFASAAGLDDAPPLVCSPVTGEYLTLPSPAPPLGARSIHLLTALGFSPSTREYKLFRLSVVSARHGYPYYPSASQALFPVVPSPATSCCYLDVCTLGGGGNNDGWRTTRISSHTAEPQQPNTRRQYSWTASSTC from the coding sequence ATGGCGACGCCtgagagcagcggcggcggcgagatccCCCGGGAGATGCTAGAAGAGATCCTGGTGAAGCTGCCGACCAAGGACGTGGCGAGAGCCTGCTGCGTATCGACGCTCTGGCGCGACGTCGTCAGGAGCCCCTCCTTCCGAAAAACCCACatagccgccgccgacgacacGGCTCCGGAGGTGCTGCTCGTCTCGGAGAAGCGCGCGCCCGGCAGCTTCACCGAGGCCAGCGTCTCCCTCGTATCATCTGGGAGGCCCATGTGCCGCGTCAACATCCCCAGCGGCTACACCCTCGCCAACGTCTGCAACGGCATCCTCTGCTTTGCCTCTGCGGCTGGCCTGGACGACGCGCCGCCGTTGGTCTGCAGCCCTGTTACCGGCGAGTACCTGACGCTTCCCAGTCCGGCACCGCCGCTGGGAGCCCGAAGCATTCATCTGTTAACTGCCTTGGGGTTTAGCCCGTCCACCAGGGAGTACAAGCTGTTCCGGCTCTCTGTCGTCTCAGCACGACATGGTTATCCTTATTATCCCTCTGCTTCCCAGGCCTTGTTCCCGGTAGTACCCTCACCGGCCACCAGCTGCTGCTACCTGGACGTTTGTACcctaggcggcggcggcaacaacGACGGGTGGCGCACCACCCGTATCTCTTCCCATACCGCAGAACCACAACAGCCAAATACTCGCCGCCAATACTCGTGGACGGCAAGCTCTACGTGTTGA
- the LOC100844506 gene encoding ethylene-responsive transcription factor ERF060 — protein MATTVDWRSCNPDLLAATYYNTQESRDVMQAALAPSMGLQGAMAPTISFSSSYPCSGLEQSASYFTPAQILQLQSQLHQRHVRRAPGAAMPAVPQPMKRHGVAALPARPAAASKLYRGVRQRHWGKWVAEIRLPRNRTRLWLGTFDAAEEAALAYDAAAFRLRGDSARLNFPELRRGGAHHGPPLHPAIDAKLRAICDLPPQQSQSDATPTPSSLMPDVVKSEFFPGCCSGSESSSSGDGEVSSTGSSDVVPEMQLLDFSEAPWDESESFVLRKYPSVEIDWDAILS, from the coding sequence ATGGCGACAACGGTAGATTGGCGCAGTTGTAACCCCGATCTTCTTGCCGCGACGTACTATAACACGCAGGAGAGCAGAGATGTAATGCAGGCGGCGCTTGCTCCGTCCATGGGGCTGCAAGGCGCGATGGCTCCGAcaatctccttctcctcctcctaccCCTGCTCCGGCTTGGAGCAGAGCGCGAGCTACTTCACTCCCGCGCAGATCCTTCAGCTCCAGTCGCAGCTGCACCAGCGCCACGTGCGCCGGGCGCCGGGCGCGGCCATGCCCGCGGTGCCGCAGCCGATGAAGCGGCACGGCGTGGCCGCGCTCCCGGCGCGCCCGGCCGCGGCCAGCAAGCTGTACCGCGGCGTCCGGCAGCGGCATTGGGGAAAGTGGGTGGCCGAGATCCGGCTGCCACGCAACCGCACCCGCCTCTGGCTCGGCACCTTcgacgccgccgaggaggccgcGCTGGCCTACGACGCCGCGGCGTTCCGGCTCCGCGGCGACTCCGCAAGGCTCAACTTCCCCGAGCtcaggcgcggcggcgcgcaccACGGCCCCCCGCTCCACCCCGCCATCGACGCCAAGCTCCGCGCCATCTGTGACCTGCCCCCGCAGCAGAGCCAGAGCGatgcgacgccgacgccgagtTCTTTAATGCCGGACGTGGTGAAGAGCGAGTTCTTTCccggctgctgctccggcTCCGAGAGCTCGTCTTCGGGGGACGGCGAGGTGTCGTCCACGGGCTCCTCCGACGTCGTCCCGGAGATGCAGCTCCTGGATTTCTCGGAGGCTCCGTGGGACGAGTCCGAGAGCTTCGTGCTGCGCAAGTACCCGTCGGTCGAGATCGATTGGGACGCCATCCTTTCCTGA
- the LOC100842718 gene encoding pumilio homolog 1, producing MKGGKVAAVAEERPEEKEMDLLLSEIPQATSPQGHHGGGGGGAQGVAVHGSARHHGFVAAPRHHGLAARHLGDDACYAMFMNRRDDGGHQGGGFHPPLRVYPAPLPPSSPFVGGRPSPLVQAVDDPEKLWLANQLRGLLIEDAPTAPEGMPTPPVNNIPADVSAAHGSYYGYHFGAAGSSVHGETLFADQARAAGHVPLPPHPFGVDVGLGGHGLFPANLDASMGGFVYNRTGTGTGIGQGQGLVHPGHGQAEPFMLPAGQAGAEHNWGYVSTSPIALDHRGGPVRSPKLHCEYGVPVTGNRYMNMKDGFSPMEQMEAFRCEESQVFDAKKNMPFLNRGKERRFQQHVNNRALELESPRMLRYENMVGVKGYIYFMAKDQNGCRFLQQKFEEGKQHVDAIFEGIINHIAELMTNSFANYLVQKLLDVCDEEQRLRIIAVLTEDPVKLLRISLNTHGTRAVQKLIETVKIRKQIVLIISAIQPGFMHLVNDLNGNHVIQKCLTNFGVEENKFIFEAAAAHCFEMAIHRHGCCVLQKCITSARGEYQAKLIVEVCAHAFQLAQDPFGNYVVQYVLDQKIPSANAHLAAQFEGNYVYLSKQKVSSNVVEKCLKVFSDEDKAAIVFDLISVTHFEQLLQDPFANYVIHTALVNSRGHLHNALVEAIRPHEEALRTSPCCKRISRALSRR from the exons ATGAAGGGAGGGAaagtggcggcggtggcggaggagaggCCGGAGGAGAAAGAGATGGACTTGCTCCTCAGCGAGATCCCTCAAGCCACCTCGCCGCAAGGtcaccacggcggcggcggcggcggcgcccaggGCGTTGCCGTGCATGGCTCCGCGCGCCATCACGGGTTCGTGGCGGCACCGCGCCATCATGGGCTCGCCGCGCGGCACCTCGGCGATGACGCCTGCTACGCCATGTTCATGAACCGTCGCGACGATGGTGGTCACCAGGGCGGCGGCTTCCACCCGCCGCTCCGCGTGTACCCGGCACCTCTGCCGCCGTCAAGCCCGTTCGTTGGTGGCCGCCCGTCGCCGTTGGTGCAGGCGGTGGACGACCCGGAGAAGCTGTGGCTGGCGAACCAACTCCGCGGCCTGCTCATCGAGGACGCGCCGACTGCGCCGGAGGGCATGCCGACCCCGCCCGTCAACAACATCCCGGCAGATGTCTCTGCGGCGCATGGTTCCTACTATGGCTATCACTTTGGGGCGGCGGGTTCCTCGGTTCATGGCGAAACCCTGTTCGCTGATCAGGCCAGGGCGGCAGGCCATgtcccgctgccgccgcaccCCTTCGGAGTGGACGTCGGCCTGGGCGGCCACGGCCTCTTCCCTGCAAACTTGGACGCCAGTATGGGTGGTTTCGTGTACAACAGGACAGGCACTGGCACTGGCATTGGTCAGGGACAGGGATTGGTGCACCCTGGTCATGGTCAGGCCGAGCCGTTTATGCTTCCTGCAGGGCAGGCTGGCGCAGAACACAATTGGGGGTATGTTAGTACTAGTCCGATTGCCCTCGACCACCGTGGAGGACCAGTCCGTTCACCCAAATTGCACTGTGAGTACGGTGTACCTGTGACTGGGAATCGATACATGAACATGAAAGATGGTTTCAGTCCGATGGAGCAGATGGAGGCATTTCGTTGCGAGGAGAGTCAGGTTTTCGATGCGAAGAAGAACATGCCTTTTCTGAATCGTGGGAAGGAGAGGAGATTTCAGCAGCATGTCAACAACAGAGCACTGGAGCTGGAGAGTCCTAGGATGCTGAGGTATGAGAACATGGTTGGAGTTAAGGGCTACATCTACTTCATGGCCAAGGACCAGAATGGGTGCCGGTTCTTGCAGCAGAAGTTTGAGGAAGGCAAACAACACGTGGATGCGATTTTTGAAGGAATCATCAACCACATTGCAGAGCTTATGACCAACTCTTTTGCTAACTATCTCGTACAGAAGCTGCTGGATGTGTGTGATGAGGAGCAGAGGCTGAGGATCATTGCTGTACTGACTGAGGACCCTGTGAAGCTGCTGAGAATCTCCCTGAACACCCATGG GACAAGGGCAGTACAGAAATTGATAGAGACTGTTAAGATTAGGAAGCAGATAGTGCTTATTATTTCGGCAATACAACCAGGCTTCATGCATCTCGTCAATGACCTTAATGGGAATCATGTCATACAAAAATGTCTGACAAACTTTGGTGTGGAGGAGAACAAG TTCATATTTGAGGCTGCTGCAGCTCATTGTTTTGAAATGGCAATACATCGCCATGGCTGCTGTGTTTTACAAAAATGCATAACTAGTGCACGTGGTGAATATCAGGCCAAGCTAATAGTGGAAGTGTGTGCTCATGCTTTTCAGCTTGCTCAAGATCCATTTGG CAATTATGTTGTCCAGTATGTCCTCGACCAGAAAATTCCTTCTGCAAATGCACACCTGGCAGCTCAGTTTGAAGGAAATTATGTTTACCTCTCAAAGCAAAAGGTGAGCAGCAATGTGGTGGAAAAATGCCTGAAGGTCTTCTCAGATGAGGACAAAGCTGCCATAGTGTTTGACTTAATCTCAGTGACTCATTTTGAACAACTGCTGCAAGACCCTTTTGCAAACTACGTAATTCATACTGCCCTTGTAAACAGCAGG GGCCATCTCCATAATGCTCTCGTTGAAGCAATTCGCCCTCATGAGGAAGCCCTCCGAACCAGTCCCTGTTGTAAGAGAATCTCTAGAGCCCTCTCTAGGAGGTGA
- the LOC100843022 gene encoding NDR1/HIN1-like protein 13 produces the protein MAERALPPPYPVAPEPAASSSSAAAFGSPLDPVAAPAVRAGHLKPPPGGTYVVHVQKDQVYRVPPPENAYLAERYRAERASAGKSSCAPSSSSCSPCLLRALGAAAAVALLLAAIVALTIVVLRPDAPSFAVDRFSVRNASSAQRSARVDYDFFLTAVNPNNVTALWYRRGGSARLRHRGTALAEGHVGRAEDGGEDATDFKVLLRGGGQHLPKAVEKGLAGNKGAVALHLAVEIPVQVHVGALGFATRRLAVSCEISAAGLRKDVHISSQNCKSRFGD, from the coding sequence ATGGCGGAGAGGGCGCTCCCGCCACCCTATCCCGTGGCACCCGagccggccgcctcctcctcctccgccgccgccttcggcTCCCCTCTCGACCCCGTCGCCGCGCCGGCCGTGCGCGCCGGACACCTCAAACCCCCGCCGGGCGGCACCTACGTCGTCCACGTCCAGAAGGACCAGGTCTACCGCGTCCCGCCCCCCGAGAACGCCTACCTCGCCGAGCGGTACCGCGCCGAGCGCGCGTCCGCCGGCAAGTCCTCCTGCGCCCCTTCCTCGTCCTCGTGCTCGCCCTGCCTCCTGCGCGCGCTcggcgccgcggcagccgtGGCTCTCCTCCTTGCCGCGATCGTCGCGCTCACTATCGTCGTGCTGCGGCCTGACGCGCCCAGCTTCGCCGTGGACAGGTTCTCCGTCCGCAACGCCTCCTCGGCGCAGCGCAGCGCCCGCGTGGACTACGACTTCTTCCTGACGGCGGTCAACCCAAACAATGTGACCGCGCTCTGGTACCGGCGCGGCGGCTCGGCCAGGCTGCGGCACCGCGGCACGGCGCTGGCGGAGGGCCACGTGGGCAGGGCCGAGGACGGCGGGGAGGACGCCACGGACTTCAAGGTGCTGCTGCGCGGCGGGGGGCAGCACTTGCCCAAGGCGGTGGAGAAGGGGCTCGCGGGGAACAAGGGCGCCGTGGCGTTGCACCTCGCCGTGGAGATCCCCGTGCAGGTGCACGTGGGCGCGCTCGGGTTCGCGACCAGGAGGCTGGCTGTCTCGTGCGAGATCAGCGCGGCCGGGCTGAGGAAGGACGTGCACATTTCGTCCCAAAATTGCAAGAGCAGGTTCGGGGACTGA
- the LOC100845124 gene encoding ras-related protein RABH1e isoform X3 encodes MAPVVSALAKYKLVFLGDQAVGKTAIITRFMYDKFDATYQATIGIDFLSKTMYLEDRTIRLQLWDTAGQERFRSLIPSYIRDSSVAVIVYDVTDRQSFLHTSTWIDEVKTERAGTDVLIVLVGNKTDLVDKRQVPTDEGEAKAQEHGVMFIETSAKAGFNVKPLFRKIATSLPGMDALSSAKQEDMVDINLRPASGSKAPGAAAQQEQKAGGCSC; translated from the exons ATGGCGCCGGTGGTGTCGGCGCTGGCCAAGTACAAGCTGGTGTTCCTCGGCGACCAGGCGGTGGGCAAGACCGCCATCATCACCCGCTTCATGTATGACAAGTTCGACGCCACCTACCAG GCAACGATTGGGATCGATTTCCTCTCCAAGACCATGTACCTCGAGGATCGCACGATTCGCCTACAGCTATG GGACACGGCTGGACAGGAGAGGTTCCGGAGCCTGATTCCAAGCTACATCAGAGACTCCTCTGTCGCGGTGATCGTCTACGATGTAACGG ACAGGCAATCATTTCTGCATACATCGACGTGGATTGATGAAGTAAAGACAGAAAGAGCAGGTACCGATGTGCTCATCGTCCTCGTCGGGAATAAAACAGATCTCGTTGACAAGAG GCAAGTACCCACAGATGAAGGAGAAGCCAAGGCGCAGGAGCACGGCGTCATGTTCATCGAAACAAGCGCAAAGGCCGGGTTCAACGTCAAG CCGCTGTTCCGCAAGATCGCCACGTCTCTGCCTGGAATGGACGCCCTCTCGTCGGCGAAGCAGGAAGACATGGTCGACATAAACCTGAGGCCTGCCTCCGGATCGAAGGCTCCAGGCGCAGCTGCGCAGCAGGAGCAGAAAGCAGGTGGATGTTCTTGCTGA
- the LOC100845124 gene encoding ras-related protein RABH1e isoform X1: MEQHFVSNMQLGPKLFPWLERETQHLGKQGEKGINQETTRRQGEKFMELRRPKSTIIFCVIFFLLSRLNYMLYIAACMGAGIACGGSRGWKKCREDTKVCGDAVPERKERKEGKKGTVDFQVFNALGYMAPVVSALAKYKLVFLGDQAVGKTAIITRFMYDKFDATYQATIGIDFLSKTMYLEDRTIRLQLWDTAGQERFRSLIPSYIRDSSVAVIVYDVTDRQSFLHTSTWIDEVKTERAGTDVLIVLVGNKTDLVDKRQVPTDEGEAKAQEHGVMFIETSAKAGFNVKPLFRKIATSLPGMDALSSAKQEDMVDINLRPASGSKAPGAAAQQEQKAGGCSC; this comes from the exons ATGGAACAACACTTTGTTTCCAAT ATGCAGCTAGGACCCAAACTCTTTCCATGGTTGGAACGAGAGACCCAGCATCTAGGAAAGCAAGGAGAAAAGGGGATTAATCAGGAGACAACCAGACGACAAGGGGAGAAATTCATGGAGCTTAGGCGACCAAAGTCTACCATAATTTTTTGTGTGATCTTCTTTCTGCTATCCAGATTAAATTACATGCTTTATATTGCAGCATGTATGGGAGCTGGAATTGCGTGTGGTGGTTCTCGGGGATGGAAAAAGTGTAGGGAAGACACCAAGGTTTGTGGCGACGCGGTGCCTGAGCGGAAAGAGAGGAAAGAAGGGAAGAAAGGCACAGTGGACTTCCAAGTTTTTAATG CTCTGGGCTATATGGCGCCGGTGGTGTCGGCGCTGGCCAAGTACAAGCTGGTGTTCCTCGGCGACCAGGCGGTGGGCAAGACCGCCATCATCACCCGCTTCATGTATGACAAGTTCGACGCCACCTACCAG GCAACGATTGGGATCGATTTCCTCTCCAAGACCATGTACCTCGAGGATCGCACGATTCGCCTACAGCTATG GGACACGGCTGGACAGGAGAGGTTCCGGAGCCTGATTCCAAGCTACATCAGAGACTCCTCTGTCGCGGTGATCGTCTACGATGTAACGG ACAGGCAATCATTTCTGCATACATCGACGTGGATTGATGAAGTAAAGACAGAAAGAGCAGGTACCGATGTGCTCATCGTCCTCGTCGGGAATAAAACAGATCTCGTTGACAAGAG GCAAGTACCCACAGATGAAGGAGAAGCCAAGGCGCAGGAGCACGGCGTCATGTTCATCGAAACAAGCGCAAAGGCCGGGTTCAACGTCAAG CCGCTGTTCCGCAAGATCGCCACGTCTCTGCCTGGAATGGACGCCCTCTCGTCGGCGAAGCAGGAAGACATGGTCGACATAAACCTGAGGCCTGCCTCCGGATCGAAGGCTCCAGGCGCAGCTGCGCAGCAGGAGCAGAAAGCAGGTGGATGTTCTTGCTGA
- the LOC100845124 gene encoding ras-related protein RABH1e isoform X4, protein MATIGIDFLSKTMYLEDRTIRLQLWDTAGQERFRSLIPSYIRDSSVAVIVYDVTDRQSFLHTSTWIDEVKTERAGTDVLIVLVGNKTDLVDKRQVPTDEGEAKAQEHGVMFIETSAKAGFNVKPLFRKIATSLPGMDALSSAKQEDMVDINLRPASGSKAPGAAAQQEQKAGGCSC, encoded by the exons ATG GCAACGATTGGGATCGATTTCCTCTCCAAGACCATGTACCTCGAGGATCGCACGATTCGCCTACAGCTATG GGACACGGCTGGACAGGAGAGGTTCCGGAGCCTGATTCCAAGCTACATCAGAGACTCCTCTGTCGCGGTGATCGTCTACGATGTAACGG ACAGGCAATCATTTCTGCATACATCGACGTGGATTGATGAAGTAAAGACAGAAAGAGCAGGTACCGATGTGCTCATCGTCCTCGTCGGGAATAAAACAGATCTCGTTGACAAGAG GCAAGTACCCACAGATGAAGGAGAAGCCAAGGCGCAGGAGCACGGCGTCATGTTCATCGAAACAAGCGCAAAGGCCGGGTTCAACGTCAAG CCGCTGTTCCGCAAGATCGCCACGTCTCTGCCTGGAATGGACGCCCTCTCGTCGGCGAAGCAGGAAGACATGGTCGACATAAACCTGAGGCCTGCCTCCGGATCGAAGGCTCCAGGCGCAGCTGCGCAGCAGGAGCAGAAAGCAGGTGGATGTTCTTGCTGA
- the LOC100845124 gene encoding ras-related protein RABH1e isoform X2 yields the protein MIDRAALGYMAPVVSALAKYKLVFLGDQAVGKTAIITRFMYDKFDATYQATIGIDFLSKTMYLEDRTIRLQLWDTAGQERFRSLIPSYIRDSSVAVIVYDVTDRQSFLHTSTWIDEVKTERAGTDVLIVLVGNKTDLVDKRQVPTDEGEAKAQEHGVMFIETSAKAGFNVKPLFRKIATSLPGMDALSSAKQEDMVDINLRPASGSKAPGAAAQQEQKAGGCSC from the exons ATG ATCGATCGAGCAGCTCTGGGCTATATGGCGCCGGTGGTGTCGGCGCTGGCCAAGTACAAGCTGGTGTTCCTCGGCGACCAGGCGGTGGGCAAGACCGCCATCATCACCCGCTTCATGTATGACAAGTTCGACGCCACCTACCAG GCAACGATTGGGATCGATTTCCTCTCCAAGACCATGTACCTCGAGGATCGCACGATTCGCCTACAGCTATG GGACACGGCTGGACAGGAGAGGTTCCGGAGCCTGATTCCAAGCTACATCAGAGACTCCTCTGTCGCGGTGATCGTCTACGATGTAACGG ACAGGCAATCATTTCTGCATACATCGACGTGGATTGATGAAGTAAAGACAGAAAGAGCAGGTACCGATGTGCTCATCGTCCTCGTCGGGAATAAAACAGATCTCGTTGACAAGAG GCAAGTACCCACAGATGAAGGAGAAGCCAAGGCGCAGGAGCACGGCGTCATGTTCATCGAAACAAGCGCAAAGGCCGGGTTCAACGTCAAG CCGCTGTTCCGCAAGATCGCCACGTCTCTGCCTGGAATGGACGCCCTCTCGTCGGCGAAGCAGGAAGACATGGTCGACATAAACCTGAGGCCTGCCTCCGGATCGAAGGCTCCAGGCGCAGCTGCGCAGCAGGAGCAGAAAGCAGGTGGATGTTCTTGCTGA